A portion of the Eulemur rufifrons isolate Redbay chromosome 30, OSU_ERuf_1, whole genome shotgun sequence genome contains these proteins:
- the LOC138378403 gene encoding zinc finger protein 678-like, with product SHCTQDLVPEQGIKDSFQKSIMRLYESGGLENIHVREDWECVNECKRQKVYYDGLTQCLSTTHRKIFRCIKVFTKFSNLNRYKKRPTGEGIFRHNRCGKTFNQISNVSGHRKIHTGEKPYKCEECGKAFNWYSKLTTHKRIHTGEKPYKCAECGKAFTHCSHLTEHKRIHTGDKPYKCEECGKAFTQCSSLIEHKRIHTGEKPYKCEECGKAFTRYSSLTEHKRIHTGEKPYKCEECGKAFNWCSKLTTHKRIHTGEKPYKCEECGKAFTQCSSLIEHKRIHTGEKPYKCEECGKAFSRCTDLTLHKRVHTGEKPYKCEECGKAFTRCSHLTLHKRIHTGEKPYKCEECGKAFTQCSHLTLHKRIHTGEKPYKCEECGKVFTQCSSLTLHKRIHTGEKPYKCKECGKAFTQYLHLTLHKRIHTGEKP from the coding sequence tcccattgcacccaagacctggtgccagagcagggcataaaagactcatttcagaaatcaataatgagactATATGAATCCGGTGGCCTTGAAAATATACACGtaagagaagactgggagtgtGTGAATGAGTgtaagaggcagaaagtatatTACGATGGTCTTACCCAATGTTTGTCAACTACCCATAGGAAAATATTCAGATGTATTAAAGTCTTTACCaaattttcaaatctaaatagatataaaaaaagaCCTACAGGAGAGGGAATTTTCAGGCATAATAGATGTGGGAAAACTTTTAACCAGATCTCAAACGTTTCtggacataggaaaattcatacaggagagaagccctacaagtgtgaagaatgtggaaaagcctttaactggtactcaaaacttactacacataagagaattcatactggagagaaaccctacaagtgtgcagaatgtggcaaagcctttacccactgctcacatcttactgaacataagagaattcatacaggagataaaccctacaaatgtgaagaatgtggcaaagcctttacccagtgctcaagtcttattgaacataaaagaattcatacaggagagaaaccctacaagtgtgaagaatgtggcaaagcctttaccaggtactcaagtcttactgaacataaaagaattcatacaggagagaaaccctacaagtgtgaagaatgtggaaaagcctttaactggtgctcaaaacttactacacataagagaattcatacaggagagaaaccatacaaatgtgaagaatgtggcaaagcctttacccagtgctcaagtcttattgaacataaaagaattcatacaggagagaaaccctacaagtgtgaagaatgtggcaaagcctttagccggtgcacagaccttactctacataaaagagttcatacaggagagaaaccatacaaatgtgaagaatgtggcaaagcctttacccggtgctcacaccttactctacataaaagaattcatacaggagagaaaccatacaaatgtgaagaatgtggcaaagcctttacccagtgctcacaccttactctacataaaagaattcatacaggagagaaaccatacaaatgtgaagaatgtggcaaagtgtttacccagtgctcaagtcttactctacataaaagaattcatacaggagagaagccgtacaaatgtaaagaatgtggcaaagcctttacccagtacTTACatcttactctacataaaagaattcatacaggagagaaaccatag